The following proteins come from a genomic window of Maribacter sp. HTCC2170:
- a CDS encoding DsrE/DsrF/DrsH-like family protein gives MGKTKVKKMLFILSKATIENAYAAFVMANGARMEGIESEIFFTFFGLEAIQKKKLNHLHVATVGNPAMHMPTMLGGLPGVEALATKMMKKEMEKLDMPPIGEFLEILSDSGCKLWGCKLAVDMFHLKREDLIDELDDIITIGDFYSRADQEGTHLLFI, from the coding sequence ATGGGAAAGACCAAAGTAAAAAAAATGCTTTTCATACTTTCAAAAGCAACCATTGAAAATGCATATGCGGCTTTTGTAATGGCCAACGGGGCACGAATGGAAGGGATTGAATCAGAAATATTCTTTACATTTTTTGGATTGGAAGCCATTCAAAAGAAAAAATTGAATCATTTGCACGTTGCAACAGTGGGAAACCCTGCTATGCATATGCCAACCATGTTGGGTGGACTGCCAGGAGTTGAAGCCTTGGCAACGAAAATGATGAAAAAAGAAATGGAGAAATTAGATATGCCACCAATAGGAGAATTTCTTGAAATTCTCTCTGATTCTGGATGCAAACTTTGGGGTTGTAAATTGGCAGTAGATATGTTCCATCTTAAAAGAGAAGACCTAATTGATGAACTCGATGACATAATTACTATTGGAGATTTCTATAGCCGTGCAGATCAAGAAGGCACACATCTTCTTTTTATCTAA
- a CDS encoding sterol desaturase family protein, translating to MEKYLDAFVNSFMGSVDWTWKSILFDVPWYTNYFWGLTVISLIVWGLEIAFPWRKNQSVFRKDFWLDGFYMYFNFFLFAIAVSGFYKLLGLLFNDIGISSKSLTLLDLSSLPSWAQLVIFFIILDFVQWFTHVLLHKYAFLWKFHKVHHSVKEMGFAAHLRYHWMENIIYKPLKTLGVMILGGFEPEQAYIVHFIAISIGHLNHANIKLTWGPLKYILNNPVMHLYHHAYVLPKGSYGINFGISLSLWDYIFKTNHVPEDSGTIELGFPGDDDFPQDFIHQNIYGFGKSKKNG from the coding sequence ATGGAAAAATATTTAGATGCTTTCGTCAACTCATTTATGGGTAGCGTGGACTGGACTTGGAAGTCAATACTTTTTGATGTGCCGTGGTACACTAATTACTTCTGGGGGCTCACGGTCATTTCATTGATCGTATGGGGTCTTGAAATTGCCTTTCCTTGGAGAAAAAACCAATCCGTCTTTAGAAAGGATTTTTGGTTGGATGGTTTTTATATGTATTTCAACTTCTTCCTTTTTGCGATTGCCGTTAGTGGTTTCTACAAATTGTTGGGATTACTTTTCAATGATATAGGCATTTCTTCAAAGAGCCTTACCCTATTGGACCTTTCTTCTTTGCCGTCATGGGCCCAATTGGTAATTTTCTTTATTATTCTTGACTTTGTACAATGGTTTACCCATGTCTTGCTTCATAAGTATGCTTTCTTATGGAAATTTCATAAAGTACATCATTCTGTCAAAGAAATGGGGTTTGCAGCTCATTTGCGTTATCACTGGATGGAAAACATCATCTATAAGCCACTAAAAACTTTGGGCGTAATGATTTTAGGCGGTTTTGAACCAGAACAGGCTTATATCGTTCATTTTATTGCAATTTCAATCGGTCATTTAAACCATGCCAATATTAAATTGACCTGGGGACCTTTGAAGTATATTTTGAACAATCCCGTTATGCATTTGTATCATCATGCATATGTGCTTCCTAAAGGATCCTACGGTATTAACTTCGGAATCAGTCTAAGTCTGTGGGATTACATATTTAAAACAAATCACGTACCTGAAGATAGTGGAACGATTGAACTTGGCTTTCCGGGTGATGATGATTTTCCGCAAGATTTTATCCATCAAAATATCTATGGATTTGGTAAATCTAAAAAGAACGGATAA
- a CDS encoding sulfite oxidase — protein sequence MKRRNFVKKAVLGTMTSVIGTEIVFGNVLPKGYQPLALQDPNPFKMFNKDGEMVVLNDKPWNIEAKAHLLDDKITPNKYMFIRNNGIIPEDIDVDNWTLTFDGESVKQSKSYTLKELKSKFKQHTYQLTLECGGNGRSEYDPPAKGNQWTIGAVSCATWTGVRLRDILEDVGIKNDAVYIGYHAADVHLSRDPKKEPISRGAPMAKIMQDETLIAFKMNGEDIPLAHGYPLRLVAGGWPASVSGKWVNRISVRNKVHDGTKMTGTAYRVPCNPVAPGEKVKDEDMCIIESMPVKSLITYPKTGATIKENQKLNIRGHAWAGELEVSNMEYSIDFGSTWTNCSIEKPKNRLAWQHFSASISFPKKGYYEVWARATDSQGKSQPMLLPGWNPKGYLNNACHRIAIKLA from the coding sequence ATGAAAAGACGAAATTTTGTTAAAAAAGCAGTTTTAGGTACCATGACTTCTGTAATTGGTACCGAAATTGTTTTTGGAAATGTATTACCAAAAGGTTATCAACCATTGGCTCTACAAGATCCTAACCCTTTCAAGATGTTCAATAAGGATGGGGAAATGGTTGTCTTAAATGACAAACCCTGGAATATTGAGGCCAAGGCCCATTTGCTGGATGATAAAATTACTCCCAATAAATATATGTTCATACGAAACAATGGTATTATTCCGGAAGACATAGATGTGGATAATTGGACGTTGACTTTTGATGGTGAATCTGTAAAACAATCTAAAAGTTATACCCTAAAAGAGCTTAAATCAAAATTCAAGCAACATACTTACCAATTAACTTTGGAATGTGGTGGCAATGGGCGGAGTGAATATGACCCACCTGCAAAAGGCAACCAATGGACCATTGGCGCTGTTTCTTGTGCGACTTGGACCGGTGTTAGATTACGTGATATTCTTGAGGATGTAGGTATAAAAAATGATGCAGTTTACATCGGATACCATGCAGCGGATGTTCATTTGAGTAGAGATCCCAAAAAAGAGCCAATTTCCCGTGGTGCCCCAATGGCAAAAATCATGCAAGATGAAACCTTAATTGCGTTTAAAATGAACGGTGAGGATATTCCATTGGCACATGGTTATCCACTACGATTGGTTGCAGGAGGATGGCCTGCCTCTGTTTCAGGAAAATGGGTCAATAGAATCAGTGTAAGAAATAAGGTTCATGATGGTACCAAAATGACAGGCACTGCATACAGAGTTCCATGTAATCCCGTAGCGCCAGGCGAAAAGGTAAAAGATGAAGATATGTGCATAATTGAATCTATGCCTGTAAAATCATTGATTACCTATCCAAAGACTGGAGCAACTATTAAAGAAAATCAAAAATTGAATATTCGCGGTCATGCTTGGGCAGGTGAACTTGAAGTTTCTAATATGGAATACTCAATTGATTTTGGCTCTACTTGGACAAATTGTTCAATTGAAAAACCAAAGAACAGGCTAGCATGGCAACATTTTTCTGCTAGTATTTCATTTCCTAAAAAAGGATATTATGAAGTTTGGGCGAGAGCCACAGATTCGCAAGGAAAGAGTCAACCAATGCTCTTACCGGGTTGGAACCCTAAAGGGTACCTCAACAACGCTTGTCATCGAATTGCCATCAAGCTAGCATAA